TTTCTAAATACGATACGCAAAAACTTTGACAAGCTTAGATATGACATAGAGAAGGAAACGCCACTGCATATCGTTTTAGCAGATACAATGGGAATTTCCTCCACAGACTATTTGTTAGAGCACATCACAGGACTCATCCGAGATTCAGCGGGTTGCATCTTTGACGTGACCGGGGGGAATGCGAACGTATCTCTTGAGGTTGGCATCGCACATGCACTTCCTTCGGATTTTCTCTTGACCCTAAAGACCAGGAAGCCGCGCACTCAAACCAATGCCCTGCGTGGCTTGCAGCGTGAGGGAGAAGCAAAACCGATCATCTCAGATTTGCAGGGCCGAAATCGGGTTGAATACAAGACCTATCCGGCACTGAAGGACCAAGTCCTAGAGCGGTACTTGAACACACTGCCATACCTTCGCCGATGGCGCCAATTTCGAATGCGACACTCCAGCATGGTCGAGCCAGCGCTGCAAATCTTTGACGATATAAGAACCTCGGGCAGGGCTCTTCGTCCCCGCGTTGTATCGATGTTAGACGGTACTGGAATTACTGCGAGGGACCTATTGGACGCACTGTCCCGTGAGAAACTGATCACGGTCAAGCGGGGACGTGCAGGAGGAATTTACTATCCGAACAAGTAGATTAGGATTGCATTCGGCGTTCGAGTCCTGTCGAGCGCTCCAACTCTTTCACAGGAAAGAGAATGGTTGACGTCCGAGCCAAGTACGTACCGCCAGCAATTGACCAGCTCGCCTTCAACTGCCCGCATTGCGGCGCGCTGGCGAAACAATTCTGGCTTACGCTTCACGCCGCCGCGATGAAGAAGGACGGGACGCCGCTCCGGCTCACAGACGACGAGGTCAAGGACATGACCCTTGACCACATCGAGGAGGCTGATGAGCGGAGGAGGCTGAGAGATTGGGCTGAGCGGATGGCCAAGGGACGGCCTTTCATCGAGCGGAATTCGAAGTATCGCGAATTCGACCTGCAGAATGTCTCGTTATCTCGCTGCTACAACTGTAACGACGTGGCTCTCTGGATCTACGACCGACTGATTTGGCCGCAGCGGGGTGAGGCACCACTTCCCAACCCCGATCTACCCGACGATGTCCAGAGGGACTACGGCGAGGCAAGCACAATTTTCGACCTCTCGCCCAGAGGAGCCGCCGCGCTCCTGCGTCTTGGCATCCAGAAGCTATGCGCTCACCTCGGCGAGAACGGCAAGAGTATAGACGATGATATCGCCTCGCTCGTGAGGAAGGGACTGGACGTGCGCGTGCAACAGGCGCTGGACGTAGTGCGCGTGATTGGCAACAACGCTGTTCACCCCGGACAGATCGACTTGCGGGACGATCGTGCCACGGCGAAGAAGTTGTTCGGCCTCGTCAACCTCATAGCAGAGATAATGATCAGCCAACCGAAGCACGTAGCGGAGATGTACAGCGGTCTGCCAGAGAGTTCGCGCAAGGCAATAGAGATACGCGACAAGAAGAGATAGGGACGAGGCGAGTTATGACTGTCCTTTACAGAACAAGTGGGCGGTGGAAACTGTTTCTAACGTGTCTGATGTCAGCGTATGTGGGACAGCTTGAGGGTCAACGTAGCGGTATTCTTGTTGTGCTGAACTAGAAATTTATCGGCGCCAGATCTACTTTGATCAGTGAGTCGGCATCGCGGTTCAGCGGATCGTCCATGTCTTCGATGAGGACATACATGCCGCCCAGGACATAGATCACGAGCGCCGCAGAGAAGAAGCCCACCAGGCCTGGGATGGCGAGAATGACGACGCCCGTATAGACCACCGTCACATTGCGCAGGAAGCGTTCATAAGCGATCGGTGTATGGCTCTGCGCACGGTGCAATACGAACTCAATATCGCGGTGCAGACTGGCCGTCACAGGCCCACCGATGCCGGCCTTCTCCAGGACTTGTTCCAGGTGATCTGACCGCTGCCGCATTTGGTTGAGGTGGTCGGCGACCCCGTTTTGTAAGGCTTGGCGGAAAGATGCTGTCCAGGACTCGATCTCGCGTACGACGGCCGGGCTGTCTTTGTTGATGTCACGAAGAGAGCCGGCAATGTGGGCAATCGCATCTTCCAGAGCGTGGATGCGTCGCTGGACGATTCCCAATTTGGTGCCAAGCAAAATACCAATCGCAAAGCCCGTGACGCCGATGACGATAGTGAGGTCACTGCCGAGCGGAGGCCACCAGGCTTTGCCCTCCAGCGCCACCACAAGCCCTTTGATGCCGACACCGATAGCTACATAGGGCAGGATCTTGCGGGATATGCCGCCGGCTGTTCTCGCTGAGGCACCTGACACCCTCATGAGCTTCAGAATGCGAACGAATCGGAACAGGCGAAGCGCCCGCAGGGCGGAAAGATCGGCGCCGAAGGGTGCTACCCAACCAACCAGGCCAGGGACCACCGCGACCACATCGATCAGACCCCACCAGCTGAAGAGATATCTGAGTGGTTTGGGATAGCATGAGAGCCGAACCACGAGCTCCAACGCAAAGACCGCCAATATGAACCGTGAGGCGCCGTCCAGGACGTCGGTGTATCTACTGGCGATGTCAGGAAATCGATGCTCTATGACCAGAAGCACCACAGAGCCATAGATAAAGGCCAGCAGCGAGTATACGACGATACGGGCCGGCAGGGATTGCGGTGCATCCAGAGCTTCGATGACTCGATGCCGCACAGATCGACTATTGGTCGGACGGTTATCTCGGTCTGTGCTTTGGCTGACGGCCATTCCCCTGCACCCCATACTCCCCATTTCAGCCTAGGCGTAGCTCTGCAGCACTGGGTGTGATGTGTCTCACACTTGGGCTGGCAGACTTGTAGGAAACTCTGCTCGTCAGGTGGGGCTAGCCAAACGGAGAGGGCAGGGTGATGTGTCTGATCTACAGGTCTTTGAAAATCTTGGCGCTGGCCGTTGGACTGGCCCTGCCACTTGCTGGGCTAGCTGGCGACAATGGCCCTCCGGACCTCGTATCTGCGCCTTGCCAGGCCCAGGTGCAGGTTCCCTGGGCCGATGGCGTCAGCCAGGCAGCCTGCTGCCGGGTCTGTACGGTGGGGAAGCCGTGCGGCGACTCTTGCATCGCCCGCAACAAGACCTGTCACAAGGGCCCAGGCTGCGCCTGTTTCGCACCGCAGGGTGACTCAGAGGGCGATGGTCTGACGGACCTGTAGGTGGGCCTGGTTTTTCCTGTGGCATATCCGGTGGCATATTGTGTGGGCAGATATCAGCGAGGCCGCATGGTTGAGGCAATAGATGTTTGGCGCACGGCGTCCACGCTCGTCGCCGCTCATGGCGAAGATGCGGTCATCATGGCGGCACAGAACGCTGATCGGCATCTTGAGCAAGGAGACATGGACGGCGTGGCGGTGTGGAAGCGGGTTCTGGCAGCGATCAGGGAGCTGCAGGATCAGTCGCCACCGCCGGACGGCACCTCACTCAACTAGGCGGCCGAGGCCATGACCAAGCACCTGCGCCGTTGGATCCGGTCCACCAGTATCTGGGTATCGGTTGTGGCTGCCGGCCTTCTGGTCCTTGCCTCAGTTTCTCAGGCCCAGGAGATCCATACTCCACATTGCCTCTATGGCTGTCCGGCAGGGACACCCTCGACCAATGATCTCATCGTCAGGGAGATCTACACCCTCAGCTCCAATGACCTGACCAAGTTCGCCGACTGGGTGGCCTATGTGGTGACCCCGGGGACTATAGGCCCATCACAGACCCGGGTCTGGCGGGCCGATCCCTTGCTGGACGTACGCGAGACCCTGGAGCCCGAGGACTATACCGGTGCCCATGCGGCCCTCGGTACCGACCGTGGCCACCAGGTGCCGCTGGCCAGTGTCTCCGGCACCCCGGACTGGGAGACCAGCAACTACCTCTCCAACATCACGCCTCAGAAGAGCGACCTGAACCAAGGGCCCTGGAGCCAGTTGGAGCAGGCGGTCCGCGATATGGTCATAACGACGGGCAATAGCGCCTACGTCCTCACCGGCCCCCTCTACGAGCGGCCCATGACGCCACTCCCAGGCGCGGACGAGCCTCACCTGGTGCCCAGTGGCTACTGGAAGATCATCGCCGTAAAGGACGATAGCCAAGTGGCAGTGGCAGCCTTCATATTTGAGCAGGAGACGCCGCGGTCAGCCGGCTACTGTGTTGGCCTGACCACGGTCAGCGACATCGAGGTAAGGTCCCGGCTCATGATGTTCTCCGACATCGGCAGCGACCCTGTTGCGATTGACGGCGGCAGTGCTGCCGAGTTGGCACAGGCTCTCGGGTGTATTTGAGGCCCAGAAGCTGCATTGGTCGCCTGGCCACCTCTCCGGAATGGTTCAATGAGATCGGCGGAAAACGCATGGCTACAGTCGCTGTAGCCCGCTATAGGCGAGATGCGAAGAGTACAATCACGAGTCCACCAACCATCAGCAATACAGTCAATAACACCAAGCTGCTCGCTGGTCGTTGGCTCGTGCGCGTTGGCAACGAAGCCTGTGGTGAAGGTCCCTGCTCCGGAATTCTCCGTGAAGCTACTTGAGCCCTTTTAGTGCCGGTTTCTTTTGGCACCGACCGCCAAATAGTATGGCTAGTGAACTGTCCGGTTGCAGAATCATATTGTTCTTGTGAGACAATGATCCGACCGGCGTTTGGTTTGTTCAACAGACGATGTGCTGCGACAATGGCATCCTGCCGGCTCCAGTAGCTTTCCACAGCTACCCACCCCGAACGCCGGAGCGTCAGGACTTCGAAGAATGTCTGTTCGGAGTTTCGACTCGGTGGCATCATTCAATTGATCGATTGATGGACCTGGAGCTTGTCAAACCCGACCTCGGACCTGCTCGCGCAGGATTCGGCGAGTCGGCCTAATGTCCCCTAGTAGGTGATCCTAGTGCTCGGTCTTTTTGCATATCAGCGCAACAACACGCATATATGTGATTTACCTCACAACAAGACGGTCAGTGACCTGCGTTTTGAAGGCGCGCATTTTTCTTCCACCCTGCGACCGGAAGGGATTCCATGGCATCTCTGCTTGGGCGTGTAGCTGTCGTGACTGGTGCGGCCCGAGGGTTGGGCAAGGCAATCGCCATTGGCTTGGCCCGTGCAGGCTGTGATGTTGCGCTCTGCAGCCGGTCCCCCCGGGACCTTGAAACCGTCGCAGAACGAACTCTCCGAGATAGCGGTAGGCGCGTATATTGGCAGGGTGTCAATGTCGCATCCGCCGCGGAGGTTGCCACATTTTCTGATGCTGCGTGTACCGCCTTGGGCCCGGTCAGTATTCTGATCAACAATGCCGCAGGATGGGTGGATGCGGATTTTCTCGAAGTCTCCCCTGAGGATATCGAAGCAACGATTGACGTTACACTTAAAGGCCCTATTTGGATGGCCCGGTCGTTTTGGCGACAGCTGAAACAGACGGTACCTGGCCATATTGTCAATATTACAAACCTGGGGCTCGGCCATCGCGCAGCAATGCCTCACCAGCTTATGTAGCGGCGAAATTTGGGGCGAGCGGTCTGACGGAATCACTCAGGCGCTATGCGGTCAGGGACAATATCAAAGTTACTGAAATCCTGCCCGGCAGTATTGCAAGCAAGTTTGATATTGACGATGGGTCGGAGGCTGTCAGCCGTAGTTACGGAAACGGGAGAGTTCCTGTCAGTGACTATGTCGAAGCCGTCTTGTTTGCGCTCACTCGCCCGCCAATGAGCGTAGTTGAGGATATCTCAATCGCATCAGTCCAAGACTACAAGACCGATTATTCAACCTACTAGGGGTCGGACTCATTGGCGTCACCAGATGCCGAAGGCTGCGGTGGTTATGTTTGCCACCGACCCACCCTTCATGAAGGATCCGCTTGTGATGTTCCCCTGTGAAGGTGATCGGTAGTGCCGCACCAAGACAGTGGTTTCTCAGCGCACCCTGAACACCAGCTTGCCGCGAAAATGCCGTGATTCGCTAATGGCCTGCGCCTTGGCCGCTTCAGATAGCGGGAACTCCGTGGTCTCCGGCGTCCGCACGGCACCTGCTTCCACCAGCTCGACGATGCGCTCCAGGTGGGGCCGGTCACGCCCGACCTGCGGCCGCAGGGACCGGACGTCGCCCCGTGTCGGTTCGGGCGCCTTGCCGCCGGAGGCAATGAAGGCTGCGCGTCCGCCGGGCTTCAGGACGTCGAAGGAACGCCGCGCCACATCGCCGCCCACCGTATCGAACACGCTGTCGCAGCCGGATACCACGGCGGCGAAATCCTCCGCCTCATAGTCGATGACTTCATCGGGTCCGAGACCCTTGACATAGTCCAGATTGGCGGCGCTGGTCGTGGTGACGACATGGGCGCCGATATGCTTGGCCAGCTGGATGGCGAAGCCGGCGACTCCGCCGGCACCGCCTTGTATCAGGGTCTTCTCGCCGGGCTGGAGCTTCAGCGTGTCCTCTACCGACACCAGCGCCGTCAGGCCGATCAGGCCAAGGGCGGCGGCATCGACATGGGAAATGGTGTCGGGCTTCCTGGCGACCAGGCTCGCCTTCATGGCGATCTTTTCCGCATAGGCGCCTTCCTGGCCTACGTCGCAAACGCCGAATACGGCATCGCCGGCATGGAGATCCACGACCCCGTCGCCGACCTGGCTTATCACCCCGGAGAAATCACGCCCCAGTATGTAGGGAAAGGACGAAACCTGGCTGTCACGGCCGGAACGGACCTTCCAGTCGGCGCCGTTGACGCTTGCCGCATGGATATCCACGACGACTTCGTTCGGCCTGGCGACGGGGTCCTGCAGATCGCCGTAGCGCATCACGTCCGGTCCGCCATGCTGCTCGAAATAGGCTGCCTTCATCACGGCTCCTCTTCTGGTCTCTGTGGATATCTTGGACAGGGGTTTCAAATGGTTCAACCGCCGGGATCGATGCTTCCAATGCGATCCCAGCTAGACCGTACCGGAATTGTGTCTCACAAAAACTGGCTCCCCCGCGGCACCGAGTTGAACCAGGGCAGGGTCGCCGGGTCCGACCCGAAGCCATGTGGGTCCTGGCTATGACCAGTGATCAGGCCGGGTGAGCAGGTCGCCATCTGTGAGGTATCTCACAGGAGGATCGACGGTAATTGCCCTAGAATGATTCTATTGAAGATATGCGGTCTTTCGGCCGCCGGCTGAAAAATGGTCGATAACGGGGGCCGATGGACCGATGAACTCTGTCATTACCAGCATCCGGCTGTTGGGCGTCCTAGGGTTCCTGCTC
Above is a window of Alphaproteobacteria bacterium DNA encoding:
- a CDS encoding NADP-dependent oxidoreductase; amino-acid sequence: MKAAYFEQHGGPDVMRYGDLQDPVARPNEVVVDIHAASVNGADWKVRSGRDSQVSSFPYILGRDFSGVISQVGDGVVDLHAGDAVFGVCDVGQEGAYAEKIAMKASLVARKPDTISHVDAAALGLIGLTALVSVEDTLKLQPGEKTLIQGGAGGVAGFAIQLAKHIGAHVVTTTSAANLDYVKGLGPDEVIDYEAEDFAAVVSGCDSVFDTVGGDVARRSFDVLKPGGRAAFIASGGKAPEPTRGDVRSLRPQVGRDRPHLERIVELVEAGAVRTPETTEFPLSEAAKAQAISESRHFRGKLVFRVR
- a CDS encoding DNA/RNA non-specific endonuclease, with amino-acid sequence MTKHLRRWIRSTSIWVSVVAAGLLVLASVSQAQEIHTPHCLYGCPAGTPSTNDLIVREIYTLSSNDLTKFADWVAYVVTPGTIGPSQTRVWRADPLLDVRETLEPEDYTGAHAALGTDRGHQVPLASVSGTPDWETSNYLSNITPQKSDLNQGPWSQLEQAVRDMVITTGNSAYVLTGPLYERPMTPLPGADEPHLVPSGYWKIIAVKDDSQVAVAAFIFEQETPRSAGYCVGLTTVSDIEVRSRLMMFSDIGSDPVAIDGGSAAELAQALGCI
- a CDS encoding DUF4145 domain-containing protein, with protein sequence MVDVRAKYVPPAIDQLAFNCPHCGALAKQFWLTLHAAAMKKDGTPLRLTDDEVKDMTLDHIEEADERRRLRDWAERMAKGRPFIERNSKYREFDLQNVSLSRCYNCNDVALWIYDRLIWPQRGEAPLPNPDLPDDVQRDYGEASTIFDLSPRGAAALLRLGIQKLCAHLGENGKSIDDDIASLVRKGLDVRVQQALDVVRVIGNNAVHPGQIDLRDDRATAKKLFGLVNLIAEIMISQPKHVAEMYSGLPESSRKAIEIRDKKR
- a CDS encoding ion transporter yields the protein MAVSQSTDRDNRPTNSRSVRHRVIEALDAPQSLPARIVVYSLLAFIYGSVVLLVIEHRFPDIASRYTDVLDGASRFILAVFALELVVRLSCYPKPLRYLFSWWGLIDVVAVVPGLVGWVAPFGADLSALRALRLFRFVRILKLMRVSGASARTAGGISRKILPYVAIGVGIKGLVVALEGKAWWPPLGSDLTIVIGVTGFAIGILLGTKLGIVQRRIHALEDAIAHIAGSLRDINKDSPAVVREIESWTASFRQALQNGVADHLNQMRQRSDHLEQVLEKAGIGGPVTASLHRDIEFVLHRAQSHTPIAYERFLRNVTVVYTGVVILAIPGLVGFFSAALVIYVLGGMYVLIEDMDDPLNRDADSLIKVDLAPINF